Proteins encoded by one window of Monoglobus pectinilyticus:
- a CDS encoding DUF5050 domain-containing protein, producing MKMSYKIIISLTVILILGLSGLFTYEYYINQNQTSQNQEEAENTQDNVITSEFKSEKNSIVPFTSMTESNGSLYITKSLSSSANLENANVIPIESDFFTIVGDDVYYITNGSDEFAPELRRCGLDGNNDISISEFVSPLGSPVVIGDYIYSAYYTEADEGLNNGIYKININSGETEKAIEGEYFIYGYDNDKIYYTSNSENRGSGTILHRMNFDGTDKTEVLNFNVRTDSIVVYDKYIFFSAYDDISHCYKIYRSPKSGKGNIDAYSFECFSNVFDVIDERLYYQANSAVYSSEINGDNEIKIADIDEKSDSAYGFKKFDNKIYFYEKSNQGDILYQTNIETSEKLNISK from the coding sequence ATGAAAATGTCTTACAAAATTATTATTTCTTTAACTGTTATATTAATATTGGGCTTATCAGGACTTTTTACATATGAATACTATATTAATCAAAATCAGACAAGTCAAAATCAAGAAGAAGCCGAGAATACACAAGATAACGTTATAACATCAGAATTTAAGTCTGAGAAAAACTCAATAGTTCCGTTCACTTCAATGACGGAATCAAATGGCAGCTTATATATTACAAAATCACTTTCCTCTTCTGCCAATTTAGAAAATGCAAATGTTATTCCTATTGAGTCTGACTTTTTTACAATAGTTGGCGATGACGTATATTATATAACAAATGGGAGCGATGAATTTGCACCGGAACTTAGACGGTGCGGTTTAGACGGTAACAATGATATATCAATAAGCGAATTTGTCTCTCCGCTTGGCTCACCTGTAGTTATTGGAGACTATATTTATTCTGCTTACTACACAGAAGCTGACGAAGGTTTGAATAACGGAATATATAAAATTAACATAAACAGCGGAGAAACCGAAAAAGCAATTGAAGGCGAATACTTTATTTATGGATATGATAATGATAAAATTTATTATACTTCAAATTCAGAAAACCGCGGTTCAGGGACAATACTTCACCGAATGAATTTTGACGGAACGGATAAAACTGAAGTTCTTAATTTCAATGTAAGGACTGACAGTATTGTTGTTTATGATAAGTATATATTTTTCTCAGCATATGATGATATTAGCCACTGCTACAAAATATACAGGTCTCCTAAATCAGGAAAAGGAAATATTGACGCTTATAGCTTCGAATGTTTCTCTAACGTTTTTGATGTAATAGACGAAAGATTATATTATCAAGCAAATTCTGCAGTGTATTCATCTGAAATCAACGGAGATAATGAAATAAAAATTGCTGATATTGATGAGAAAAGTGACAGCGCTTATGGATTTAAAAAGTTTGACAATAAGATTTATTTTTACGAAAAGTCAAATCAAGGAGACATCCTATATCAAACAAACATTGAAACAAGCGAAAAACTAAATATAAGCAAATAA
- the dmpI gene encoding 4-oxalocrotonate tautomerase DmpI, which translates to MPYITIEGGELSPSQKEDLIKQITEVSSKIMKIPSDFFMVTIKELPDNNIGIAGKTIDKVKAEYIKSNK; encoded by the coding sequence ATGCCATACATCACAATAGAAGGCGGAGAATTATCTCCATCACAAAAGGAAGACTTAATTAAACAAATTACTGAAGTCTCTTCGAAAATAATGAAAATACCTTCAGATTTTTTTATGGTCACAATAAAAGAACTGCCGGATAATAACATTGGTATTGCCGGAAAAACAATAGACAAAGTAAAAGCAGAATATATAAAAAGTAATAAGTAA
- a CDS encoding DJ-1/PfpI family protein: protein MKKTILFFVLDKYSDWESAYVSCLINALGESEYAIKTFSLSKEPVKSLGGFTLIPDYDLATAPKDFEGLILIGGMSWRTESAKKVKPFVKIAFENKKILGGICDAAGFLATTGVLNNIRHTGNDLNDIKQWAGDSYSGEEKYILEPAICDKNIITANGTAPLEFALEVLKALKVAPEQKILEWYNFHKYGFYEAPMPEI, encoded by the coding sequence ATGAAAAAAACTATACTATTTTTTGTTTTGGATAAGTACTCGGATTGGGAATCAGCATATGTTTCATGTTTAATAAATGCATTAGGTGAAAGTGAATATGCAATCAAAACTTTTTCGTTATCTAAAGAACCCGTAAAATCATTAGGCGGTTTTACATTAATTCCTGATTATGACTTAGCAACCGCACCTAAAGACTTTGAAGGATTAATATTAATTGGCGGAATGTCTTGGAGAACGGAATCTGCAAAAAAAGTAAAACCTTTTGTAAAAATAGCTTTTGAAAACAAAAAAATTCTGGGAGGAATATGTGACGCCGCAGGATTTTTAGCTACAACTGGAGTGTTGAATAATATAAGACATACAGGAAATGATTTAAATGATATCAAACAATGGGCAGGAGATTCATATTCAGGAGAAGAAAAATATATTTTAGAACCTGCTATCTGTGATAAAAATATAATTACTGCCAACGGAACTGCGCCGCTGGAATTTGCTTTGGAAGTTTTAAAAGCCTTGAAAGTGGCTCCTGAACAGAAAATACTCGAATGGTATAATTTTCACAAATACGGGTTTTATGAAGCCCCAATGCCTGAAATATAA
- a CDS encoding NUDIX hydrolase, producing the protein MKKKDILFKQDDFIFSYRAAGILVHNNKILMQKSKNDDGYSFIGGHVSSCETSEEALKREYMEELHADININNLFAIGEVFFPWKSKSCHQISLYYKVELKNLSDIQLNGTFPGYDELNGKRYDLDFCWLDLNTLNAVKVYPVELVPYIIENSNNVVHFISRQL; encoded by the coding sequence ATGAAGAAAAAAGATATTTTATTCAAACAGGATGATTTTATATTTTCCTACCGTGCAGCAGGGATACTTGTTCACAATAATAAAATTTTAATGCAGAAATCTAAAAATGATGACGGATACTCATTTATCGGCGGGCATGTCTCATCATGCGAAACTTCTGAGGAAGCGTTGAAAAGAGAATATATGGAGGAACTGCATGCTGATATAAATATTAATAATTTATTCGCTATTGGTGAAGTCTTTTTTCCGTGGAAATCAAAATCTTGCCACCAAATTAGTTTATATTATAAGGTTGAGCTAAAGAATTTATCTGACATTCAGCTTAATGGAACTTTTCCCGGATATGATGAGCTTAACGGAAAACGGTATGACTTGGATTTTTGCTGGCTTGATTTAAACACTTTAAATGCTGTAAAAGTTTATCCAGTAGAATTGGTTCCGTATATAATAGAAAACTCTAACAATGTTGTACATTTTATAAGCCGGCAATTATAG